One Candidatus Ancaeobacter aquaticus DNA segment encodes these proteins:
- a CDS encoding PAS domain S-box protein, whose protein sequence is MVKRSSQQKPAKKDKTAHPNWFAQDVIHVIPIMFHITDTHHRIQFISSAFLKYNRKIGLLSGSPIGKTLFEVFPFLPKKVFDEYGQMLRNKKCIIRKEHLRIKGREYFIETERMPIVKKGQILGFVTIVNDITKQRQIENELRESEQKFRNVVENIGIGVSVISPEMEILTLNAQMKKWFPKVNVAKRPLCYEGFNVPPRKHICSFCPTHKTLKDGKVHEAISDTPTAKGMRHYRVVSSAIKDEKGSVIAAIELVEDITKQVHAENELRREKAHAEQLYNVTPSAIFTVGLDKKVQSWNRRAHEITGYSASEVVGKKCTYFTYYPCKEECALLNDKIKKPIYGKECIIKRKDGELLTIAKNVDVYRDENGTVIGGIESFEDITFRKKAEEKLLLFKNLLDQSNDSVFIINPSTAEFYDVNKEACRSLGYSRDELLKKRVMDVTPRTIPSLKALKSLRKQMLNQPSMIIEGIHTRKNRTEFPVENNVSYTVLDKEYMIAIVRDITFRKESEKALIDSEIRYKTLFNSSRDAIMTLTPEKGFLSGNQSTIEIFSCKDEKEFTKQHPSTLSSEYQPDGQLSSIKAQKMMSIALKKGSHFFEWTHKRLNGKEFYATVLLTRMDYKEKGMLQATVRDISEEKEAQKAVRESELRFRTLFDSAVEGILIANAKTHKFIAANKMICTMLGYSAAELSKMKVTDIHSKVDGPYMLEQFEKLSTGEINIARNLLVLKKNKKTFYADVTGAVMSILNNEYMVGFFRDITEQKEAEDALRDSEERFRALFDCAGEGIVVADMASKKHIDVNQAMCSMTGYAKNELLKTSVKDLHPKKDLPYVINQFEKMVRSETTSAPNVPVKRKNGTVFYADVTGTVVNIGTHDYLVGFFRDVTERLELEKKDKQLIETVTAAKVAKLKAKELYKAYRKVKETQDQLIETKKVAALGQLGAGVAHELNSPLTGVLGLLRAYMNEKNKGSEEYKDLKLMENACEHMSQIIRDLNAFVRQSKGAQSKVDCNKIIDTTLSFSSHQLQIKGIKIKKQYCKSMPRVQGDTSKLQQVVLNIINNACDAMSERSIFTICTRVIVEGKRKYIELVFSDTGSGIKKESLDKIFDPFFTTKRPGKGVGLGLSVTNTIVKNHGGTITVKSNVGKGTVFIVRLPALN, encoded by the coding sequence ATGGTAAAACGATCTTCGCAACAAAAACCGGCAAAGAAAGATAAGACAGCACATCCCAATTGGTTTGCTCAAGATGTCATCCACGTAATTCCGATCATGTTCCACATTACGGATACTCATCATAGGATACAGTTCATAAGTAGTGCATTTTTGAAATATAACAGGAAGATTGGTCTTTTATCCGGTAGTCCAATCGGGAAAACTCTATTTGAAGTATTTCCATTTCTCCCCAAAAAGGTGTTCGACGAATATGGTCAAATGCTCAGAAATAAGAAATGCATAATTCGAAAGGAACACCTGAGAATCAAAGGTAGGGAATATTTTATTGAGACAGAAAGAATGCCCATAGTAAAGAAGGGGCAAATACTAGGATTTGTTACTATCGTCAATGATATAACCAAACAGAGACAGATAGAAAATGAGTTAAGGGAATCAGAGCAGAAATTCAGAAATGTGGTTGAAAATATCGGTATTGGTGTTTCCGTCATAAGTCCCGAGATGGAGATCCTGACGCTGAATGCTCAGATGAAAAAGTGGTTTCCGAAAGTAAATGTCGCAAAAAGACCTCTATGTTACGAGGGGTTTAATGTTCCGCCCAGAAAACATATCTGTTCTTTCTGTCCGACGCATAAAACGCTCAAGGACGGGAAAGTTCACGAAGCGATTTCTGATACACCGACCGCCAAAGGTATGCGTCATTACCGTGTTGTATCTTCAGCCATAAAAGATGAGAAAGGGTCCGTCATTGCTGCGATTGAGTTGGTTGAAGATATAACAAAACAGGTGCACGCAGAAAATGAATTGAGAAGAGAAAAAGCGCATGCTGAACAGTTATACAATGTTACCCCAAGCGCAATATTTACGGTTGGGCTGGATAAAAAGGTGCAATCGTGGAATAGAAGAGCACATGAGATTACCGGATACAGCGCTTCTGAAGTTGTTGGAAAAAAGTGTACTTATTTTACCTATTACCCCTGCAAAGAAGAGTGTGCCCTCTTAAATGATAAAATAAAAAAACCGATCTATGGAAAAGAATGTATTATAAAAAGAAAAGATGGCGAGCTTCTAACAATAGCAAAAAATGTTGATGTCTATCGAGATGAAAACGGTACGGTAATAGGCGGTATTGAGAGTTTTGAAGATATAACGTTCAGAAAAAAAGCTGAAGAGAAACTTCTGCTCTTCAAAAATCTTCTTGATCAATCTAATGACTCTGTATTTATAATAAATCCAAGTACCGCTGAATTTTATGATGTCAATAAAGAAGCGTGCAGATCCTTGGGGTACTCGCGAGATGAGCTTCTAAAGAAAAGAGTCATGGACGTTACTCCCCGAACGATTCCTTCGCTAAAAGCGCTAAAGTCGTTGAGAAAACAAATGCTAAATCAACCTTCGATGATAATAGAGGGGATCCATACACGCAAAAACAGGACAGAATTTCCTGTAGAGAACAATGTCAGTTATACCGTGCTTGATAAAGAATATATGATCGCTATTGTGAGGGACATAACATTCCGTAAAGAATCAGAAAAAGCATTAATTGACAGTGAAATACGCTATAAAACACTTTTTAATTCTTCACGTGATGCGATCATGACGCTCACGCCGGAAAAAGGATTTCTGTCGGGAAATCAGTCAACGATCGAAATCTTTTCCTGTAAGGATGAAAAAGAATTCACCAAACAACATCCCTCGACATTATCGTCAGAATATCAGCCTGACGGTCAGTTATCTTCTATAAAAGCCCAGAAAATGATGTCAATTGCGCTTAAGAAAGGATCACATTTCTTTGAATGGACACATAAAAGATTGAACGGGAAAGAATTCTATGCAACGGTGCTCTTGACGCGGATGGATTATAAAGAAAAAGGAATGCTGCAGGCGACGGTCCGTGACATTTCAGAGGAAAAAGAAGCGCAGAAAGCAGTGAGGGAGTCAGAATTGCGTTTTAGAACACTTTTTGACAGCGCTGTAGAAGGTATCCTTATTGCAAACGCAAAAACACACAAGTTTATTGCCGCAAATAAAATGATATGCACAATGCTGGGATATTCTGCCGCAGAGTTAAGCAAAATGAAAGTTACGGACATTCACTCTAAGGTTGATGGGCCGTATATGCTGGAACAGTTCGAAAAACTGTCTACAGGAGAGATAAATATTGCCAGAAACCTGCTTGTATTGAAGAAAAACAAAAAGACATTTTATGCTGATGTAACTGGAGCCGTTATGTCCATTCTCAATAATGAATATATGGTAGGTTTTTTCAGGGATATAACAGAACAAAAAGAGGCTGAAGACGCGTTGCGGGACTCTGAAGAACGTTTTAGGGCGCTCTTCGACTGTGCCGGAGAGGGCATTGTTGTCGCTGATATGGCAAGCAAGAAGCACATTGACGTTAATCAGGCAATGTGCAGTATGACCGGGTATGCGAAAAATGAACTATTAAAGACATCTGTAAAAGACTTGCATCCAAAGAAAGACCTGCCGTATGTTATTAATCAGTTCGAAAAAATGGTCCGCAGTGAAACAACATCAGCACCAAATGTTCCGGTAAAAAGAAAAAACGGTACGGTATTTTATGCCGATGTGACAGGTACGGTAGTGAATATAGGGACTCATGACTATCTGGTAGGATTCTTCAGAGATGTTACGGAGCGTCTTGAACTGGAGAAAAAAGATAAGCAGCTCATAGAAACAGTGACAGCTGCAAAAGTAGCGAAGCTAAAGGCGAAGGAACTGTATAAAGCGTACAGAAAGGTCAAAGAAACGCAAGATCAGCTTATAGAAACAAAGAAAGTTGCAGCGCTTGGACAGCTTGGGGCGGGTGTTGCCCATGAATTAAATAGTCCACTTACCGGTGTCCTTGGCCTTCTAAGAGCGTACATGAACGAAAAGAATAAGGGTTCTGAAGAATATAAAGATTTAAAGCTAATGGAAAACGCATGCGAACATATGTCGCAGATAATCCGTGACCTGAATGCGTTTGTCAGGCAATCAAAAGGTGCGCAAAGCAAGGTGGATTGTAATAAAATTATTGATACCACCTTAAGTTTTAGCTCGCATCAATTACAAATAAAAGGAATTAAAATAAAAAAACAATATTGTAAAAGTATGCCTCGAGTGCAAGGGGATACCAGTAAATTGCAGCAGGTGGTGTTAAATATTATAAATAATGCCTGTGATGCGATGTCAGAAAGAAGTATATTTACTATTTGCACGCGGGTTATTGTGGAAGGAAAGAGAAAGTATATAGAATTAGTTTTTTCAGATACGGGCAGTGGTATCAAGAAAGAAAGTCTGGATAAGATATTTGATCCGTTTTTTACAACGAAACGACCGGGAAAAGGTGTTGGGCTCGGTCTTTCAGTTACGAATACTATAGTGAAAAATCACGGCGGGACAATTACCGTTAAAAGTAATGTTGGTAAAGGTACGGTATTTATTGTGCGATTGCCTGCTTTGAATTAA
- a CDS encoding DUF21 domain-containing protein, with product MTIMLWIGIFVCLSQSAMFSGLTIGFFGLSRLKLEVETEAKDPEAIKIMQLRKDSNFLLSTLLWGNVSANVLLTLFTDSVLTGVWAFLFSTFVITIFGEIMPQAYLTRHALRVGALLVPMVRFYQILLYPVARPTAILLDKLLGKEGIDYFEEEELKILIKKHAQAESSDISHMEGVGAINFLALDDIFTSQEGEFINPESIISLPDVDGLPSFPEFKKSHNDPFLQKIHASEEKWVIITTEENEPLMCLDADGFLRHAMYEKDRPNPYRYCHRPIIVKSLQMKLGDVIKKLKVHKEHAEDDVIDNDLILYWLEEKRIITGADILGRLMRGVVPRIDHIRKQYKK from the coding sequence ATGACGATAATGTTATGGATTGGGATTTTTGTTTGTTTATCTCAATCAGCAATGTTTTCTGGTCTTACCATAGGTTTTTTTGGATTAAGCAGATTAAAGCTTGAAGTTGAGACTGAAGCAAAAGATCCTGAAGCAATAAAAATAATGCAACTGCGTAAAGACTCAAACTTTTTGCTGAGCACCTTGCTTTGGGGCAATGTTAGCGCTAACGTACTCTTGACATTATTTACTGATTCAGTGCTTACCGGTGTATGGGCGTTTCTTTTCTCAACGTTTGTCATCACTATTTTTGGTGAGATCATGCCGCAGGCATATCTTACCCGGCATGCACTGAGAGTTGGAGCGCTTCTTGTCCCTATGGTTCGTTTCTATCAAATACTTCTCTATCCTGTTGCGAGACCGACTGCTATTTTACTGGATAAACTATTAGGTAAAGAAGGTATCGATTACTTTGAGGAAGAAGAGTTAAAAATATTAATAAAAAAACATGCTCAGGCAGAGTCATCTGACATCAGTCATATGGAAGGTGTTGGCGCAATTAATTTCCTCGCATTAGATGATATATTTACATCGCAGGAAGGGGAATTTATTAACCCAGAGAGTATTATAAGTCTTCCTGATGTTGACGGGTTACCGAGTTTTCCTGAATTTAAAAAATCACATAATGATCCATTTTTACAGAAAATACATGCCTCAGAAGAGAAATGGGTTATTATTACAACCGAAGAGAATGAGCCTCTCATGTGTTTGGACGCAGACGGTTTTTTACGTCATGCGATGTATGAAAAAGATCGACCTAATCCGTACCGGTATTGTCACCGGCCGATAATTGTAAAATCATTACAAATGAAATTAGGCGATGTGATAAAAAAGCTTAAGGTGCATAAAGAACATGCGGAAGACGATGTTATCGATAATGATCTGATTTTATACTGGCTTGAAGAAAAAAGAATTATTACCGGTGCAGATATACTCGGGCGCTTGATGCGTGGTGTGGTTCCCCGCATAGATCATATACGGAAACAGTATAAAAAGTAA
- a CDS encoding histidine decarboxylase, pyruvoyl type produces MRCGDDNNVKYKEIFVGYRTEWIPEGYVGCAIVCTPYVVLAQNAIPKNMKAKNMLDMTITEWEKAVGLK; encoded by the coding sequence ATACGATGCGGAGATGACAATAATGTTAAATATAAAGAGATTTTTGTCGGATACAGAACTGAGTGGATTCCTGAAGGATATGTCGGGTGCGCGATAGTGTGTACTCCGTATGTTGTGCTTGCACAAAACGCTATCCCAAAGAATATGAAAGCTAAAAACATGCTTGATATGACCATAACTGAGTGGGAAAAAGCTGTTGGGCTAAAATAG
- a CDS encoding radical SAM protein: MALIEPIIRPPAEADSFLLQVTTGCSSNTCTFCGAYLGKPFHLKPLNEIYSDIEKGGKRYKNTRRVFLIDGDVLVVGNNVLVPILKKIHEVFPKTTRIASYANGYNITERSSEELKELYDNKLRLIYIGLESGNQEILSRCKKKSTANEMIEAVKKANDAQIKSSVIVLLGLGGKKYSNQHARDTIIALNKMQPRYLSFLSVMLVPGTSLYGQMKTGEFEELNAQELLRETRDIISGLELEKTIFRTNHASNYLPIEGRFPHDKGNFVTLIDDALSGKIDLRNEYMRGL, encoded by the coding sequence ATGGCATTAATAGAACCGATCATAAGACCTCCTGCAGAAGCGGATAGTTTTCTTCTCCAGGTAACAACAGGGTGTTCATCAAATACATGTACTTTTTGTGGTGCATACCTTGGAAAACCATTTCATCTAAAACCACTTAATGAAATTTACTCCGACATTGAAAAAGGTGGTAAAAGATATAAGAATACGCGAAGAGTGTTTTTGATAGATGGAGATGTATTAGTTGTAGGTAATAATGTTCTTGTGCCTATCTTAAAGAAAATCCACGAAGTGTTTCCTAAAACAACACGAATTGCAAGTTATGCTAACGGATATAATATTACTGAAAGAAGTAGCGAAGAATTAAAGGAATTATATGATAATAAATTAAGGTTAATATATATTGGACTAGAAAGCGGTAATCAGGAAATTCTAAGTCGCTGTAAAAAGAAATCAACGGCAAATGAAATGATTGAAGCGGTAAAAAAAGCAAACGATGCACAAATAAAATCTTCAGTAATTGTTCTTTTGGGTTTAGGAGGAAAAAAATATTCTAACCAACATGCGAGAGATACCATAATCGCATTAAATAAAATGCAGCCGCGGTATCTTTCGTTTTTGTCTGTCATGCTTGTTCCGGGCACATCTCTTTATGGCCAAATGAAAACCGGAGAGTTTGAAGAATTAAATGCGCAGGAATTGTTACGGGAAACGCGAGACATAATATCCGGCTTAGAATTAGAGAAAACAATATTTCGCACTAATCACGCGTCAAATTATTTACCCATTGAAGGACGGTTCCCTCATGATAAAGGTAACTTCGTTACTCTTATTGATGATGCGTTGAGTGGAAAGATAGACTTACGAAACGAATATATGCGGGGACTATAA
- a CDS encoding carbohydrate porin encodes MKKYVLGAMFVGICFIGVSVSGVSADVKYEPQESPVEACDHVDTQKQKEDTGSETMQDIFDSASDETMPNKLTGVNEAVNDSIDGVDAEKPAEDDYEFIWSPTVPNIKQDASPWFNPVTTPAFEWKNMTGNWWGARDKLKKDGITVLSSYVGDMNSNVVGGRMKGARYNHSIGADFNADLEKILQLKGLQFHVSGIYRAGRNLSSDVIGNTFTVSSIFGSEQVRLYSLYFEQDMFDEKVNVKVGRLAAGDDFASSPLYWIFVSNAIDGNPIAVPINFPFSTYPTATWGARAKVHVTKNIQSLSGIYNGDPNVGRLSAHGMDFSLRLHRGILFLQELSYNPNTEKGAKGLPGHYKLCGYWHTGSAKDFYRDVKGGSYALSSLPAAEHKGHYGMYIHVDQMIYREGGPHNYQGLYPFAVLTLAPGDTNKFPLFIDAGVIYRGLIPSRDHDLAGVNIAYGKWSSDLRDHDRDIGLTPRAYEISIDFTYRVMVNDWMFVQPDAQFIIRPGGTGETPNALALTFRVGVTF; translated from the coding sequence ATGAAAAAATATGTATTGGGTGCGATGTTTGTGGGCATATGCTTTATAGGTGTATCAGTATCTGGAGTATCCGCAGATGTAAAATATGAGCCACAAGAAAGTCCTGTGGAAGCGTGTGATCACGTAGATACTCAGAAACAAAAAGAGGATACGGGAAGCGAGACAATGCAGGACATATTTGACAGCGCTTCTGATGAGACCATGCCGAACAAATTAACCGGTGTGAATGAGGCGGTAAATGATTCGATAGACGGTGTTGACGCTGAAAAACCGGCGGAGGATGATTATGAATTCATCTGGTCTCCTACGGTGCCGAACATAAAACAAGACGCGTCACCGTGGTTCAACCCGGTAACCACCCCTGCGTTTGAGTGGAAGAATATGACAGGGAACTGGTGGGGCGCTCGGGACAAGCTCAAGAAAGATGGTATTACTGTTCTTTCAAGTTATGTTGGTGACATGAATTCAAATGTTGTTGGCGGTAGAATGAAAGGTGCGCGGTATAATCATTCGATCGGAGCGGACTTTAATGCTGATCTCGAAAAAATATTGCAATTAAAAGGATTGCAGTTTCACGTGTCAGGAATCTATCGTGCGGGGCGAAACCTTTCAAGTGATGTTATCGGTAATACATTTACGGTATCAAGTATTTTTGGCAGCGAACAAGTGCGGTTATATTCGCTCTATTTTGAACAGGATATGTTTGATGAAAAAGTAAATGTAAAAGTTGGCCGTTTAGCAGCAGGAGACGATTTTGCGTCATCACCGCTTTACTGGATATTTGTGAGTAATGCAATAGATGGAAACCCTATCGCTGTACCGATTAACTTTCCGTTTTCAACTTATCCTACTGCAACATGGGGAGCGAGAGCAAAAGTGCATGTAACAAAAAACATACAATCATTAAGCGGTATTTATAACGGTGACCCGAATGTCGGAAGATTAAGTGCGCACGGTATGGATTTTTCATTGAGGCTTCATCGCGGAATTCTTTTTCTTCAGGAGCTCAGCTATAATCCGAACACGGAAAAAGGAGCAAAAGGATTACCGGGACATTATAAATTATGCGGGTACTGGCATACGGGTTCAGCAAAAGATTTTTATCGTGATGTAAAAGGGGGGTCGTATGCGCTATCTTCCTTACCTGCTGCTGAACATAAGGGACATTACGGAATGTATATACATGTCGATCAGATGATTTATCGTGAAGGTGGACCGCACAATTATCAAGGGCTTTATCCGTTTGCAGTTTTAACGCTCGCACCTGGGGACACAAACAAGTTTCCTTTATTTATTGATGCAGGCGTGATATATCGTGGTCTTATTCCTTCACGCGATCACGATCTTGCCGGAGTAAACATTGCGTACGGAAAATGGAGTAGTGATTTGAGAGATCATGATCGCGACATTGGTCTTACGCCGCGTGCGTATGAAATCTCAATAGACTTCACGTATCGTGTTATGGTTAACGACTGGATGTTTGTGCAGCCTGATGCGCAGTTTATTATTCGTCCCGGCGGAACAGGCGAAACGCCAAATGCGTTAGCATTAACGTTTCGTGTTGGCGTAACATTCTAA